The following proteins are co-located in the Mesorhizobium sp. M1E.F.Ca.ET.045.02.1.1 genome:
- a CDS encoding metallophosphoesterase produces MFRLAHISDVHLGPLPDVTYRDLASKRVLGYVNWQRNRRRHMHDAVIDTIVADIKANAPDHLAVTGDLVNLALDGEIEMAKHWLETLGPPDDVSVVPGNHDAYVPGAFDKVCRSWAPWMTGDGVNSPVDRNSFPYLRVRGNVALIGVTTARATAPFMANGFFMEGQAERLGKILDAMAKQGLFRAIMIHHPPVRGAVSQHKRLFGIARFHKVVRRHGAELVLHGHSHLPSLFTIGPRGAKVPVVGVAAAGQAPGGKHPAAQYNLFEIDGEKGDWGIRLTRRGLTGPALPPSDLQVIELGAGIAAARELEPVPSR; encoded by the coding sequence ATGTTCAGGCTCGCGCATATTTCCGATGTCCATCTGGGGCCGCTGCCCGATGTAACCTATCGCGACCTCGCATCCAAGCGCGTGCTGGGTTACGTCAATTGGCAGCGCAACCGCCGCCGGCATATGCATGATGCGGTCATCGACACGATCGTGGCCGACATCAAGGCCAACGCGCCCGATCATCTCGCCGTCACCGGCGATCTCGTCAACCTGGCGCTCGACGGCGAGATCGAGATGGCGAAGCACTGGCTGGAAACGCTTGGCCCTCCGGACGACGTGTCCGTGGTGCCAGGCAATCACGATGCCTATGTGCCGGGCGCCTTCGACAAGGTTTGTCGGTCCTGGGCGCCGTGGATGACGGGCGACGGCGTCAACAGTCCGGTCGACCGCAATTCCTTTCCCTATCTGCGCGTGCGCGGCAACGTCGCGCTGATCGGCGTCACGACGGCGCGAGCCACGGCGCCCTTCATGGCCAACGGCTTCTTCATGGAGGGCCAAGCGGAGCGGCTCGGCAAGATCCTGGACGCCATGGCCAAGCAGGGGCTGTTTCGCGCCATCATGATCCACCATCCGCCGGTGCGCGGCGCGGTCTCGCAGCATAAGCGGCTCTTCGGCATCGCGCGCTTCCACAAGGTCGTTCGCCGGCATGGCGCCGAGCTCGTCCTGCACGGTCACTCGCACCTGCCGTCGCTGTTCACCATCGGCCCGCGCGGCGCCAAGGTGCCGGTGGTCGGCGTGGCCGCCGCCGGCCAGGCGCCCGGCGGCAAGCACCCGGCGGCGCAATACAATCTGTTCGAAATCGATGGCGAAAAAGGTGATTGGGGCATCCGCCTGACGCGGCGCGGCCTGACCGGGCCGGCATTGCCGCCGTCGGATCTTCAGGTGATCGAATTGGGCGCCGGCATAGCGGCGGCGCGTGAACTGGAGCCTGTTCCATCCCGATGA
- a CDS encoding alpha/beta fold hydrolase, producing the protein MLPSLNAAEHGAGSRTIVLLHGFGSCHEIWRDVISALLPGVRVLAYDLPGHGNSLECDGNGGAKPAARAILADLSDRRLGKVHLVGHSMGGAIATLMALAEPERVASLTLLAPGGFGPEINGPLLRRYAAAADRNEIHACLAAMSGSGSLPPGHVVEALFRMRQRPGQLQILVDTAAMMTKDDRQGVIPGERLETLGMPVMVVWGTDDPVLPVDQAEGLPAHFRLHHVLKAGHMLVEEAPDLIAEVVRRNTRRRGRRPRPAFGAEAS; encoded by the coding sequence ATGCTCCCATCCCTTAATGCCGCCGAGCACGGTGCAGGCTCGAGGACGATCGTCTTGCTGCACGGCTTCGGCAGTTGCCATGAGATATGGCGCGACGTGATTTCCGCATTGCTGCCGGGTGTTAGGGTGCTGGCTTACGACCTGCCGGGCCATGGAAACTCGTTGGAGTGCGACGGAAATGGCGGCGCCAAGCCGGCAGCACGGGCCATCCTCGCGGATCTTTCTGATCGCCGGCTGGGCAAGGTCCACCTCGTTGGCCATTCCATGGGCGGTGCGATCGCAACGTTGATGGCGCTGGCCGAACCCGAAAGGGTTGCCTCGCTGACCTTGCTGGCGCCCGGCGGCTTCGGACCCGAAATCAACGGTCCGCTGCTGCGCCGCTATGCCGCCGCAGCCGACAGGAACGAGATTCATGCTTGTCTTGCCGCCATGTCGGGGTCGGGGAGCTTGCCGCCCGGACACGTGGTGGAGGCGCTTTTCCGCATGCGTCAAAGGCCAGGCCAGTTGCAGATCCTTGTCGATACGGCAGCCATGATGACCAAGGACGACCGGCAAGGTGTCATACCGGGCGAACGGCTGGAGACCTTGGGCATGCCGGTGATGGTGGTTTGGGGAACGGACGATCCCGTCCTGCCCGTCGACCAGGCCGAAGGCCTGCCGGCGCATTTCCGCCTGCATCACGTGTTGAAAGCAGGCCATATGCTGGTCGAGGAAGCTCCTGACCTGATTGCAGAGGTCGTGCGCCGCAACACGCGGCGCCGCGGCAGACGCCCGCGGCCCGCATTCGGCGCGGAAGCGAGCTGA